Below is a window of Calditrichota bacterium DNA.
CCGTGCTGCCTCAAGCAGGACGGCGATGCCGCTTGCATTGTCATCTGCACCTGGATAGTAGGTACTGCCTTCCGGGCCGAGATGGTCGTAGTGCGCTCCGACGACAACGACTTCTTTACCATCTCCGATCAGACCGGCGATATTGGCAGAGGACGCTATCGCAGTTTCTTTGAACATCAGATCGAACTGAATTCTCGTTGGCAAGGCAGAGAAGCCATCCTCACGAACTCGCAAGATGGTATCTGCTCCCAGATTGTCATCAACAGTCGGGACTGCCCATAAAGCCTTGCGAAAGTCATCGTTCCTAACGTAAACCACAGGGAAGTCCGGTGTCGCATTGGGGAGGTCATACAATGTTTTGCCGAGGTCTTTGAATCGGTCGCGTAAGTCGAGGCGTTCGCGCAAGGGTTCGGCTTGTTCATCGACCAACACGATGAGCATGGCGGCACCGGCGCGCTGGGCTGCTGCCGCCTTGTAAGCCGGATTTGCTTTCATTCCGACATGTTCCTTCGGCAAATCGGCACCGTCATGAACGACCGCCGCTTCACCCGACTGCAATCCGTCGAAGTCGTTGCGTCCGATTTCGGGCATAACGATGCCAAAGCCGCAAAGCCGGGTCGTAGAAATGAGCGAAACGTCCGCAATACGCCGCGGCGCGACGAAGAAGTCGTCTCCCCAACGCAACTCCTGCCAGCCGGCTCGGGATTCATATGCAAGCCGAGCGCCATTTGCGGTGTCGAATCGGGCGCTGACGAGCGGCACATCCTGAAGATATGACCCGGCGAATGCCGGCTTCAGGTCGATACCAGCAAATTGCACCTCAAGCCACCTCGCGACGCTGTCA
It encodes the following:
- a CDS encoding M20/M25/M40 family metallo-hydrolase, translating into MKQLPTAILFAVELAVAGLLIGFPDAAGAVSNRDAAARMMETIAYLSMPELAGRDAPGPMADSVARWLEVQFAGIDLKPAFAGSYLQDVPLVSARFDTANGARLAYESRAGWQELRWGDDFFVAPRRIADVSLISTTRLCGFGIVMPEIGRNDFDGLQSGEAAVVHDGADLPKEHVGMKANPAYKAAAAQRAGAAMLIVLVDEQAEPLRERLDLRDRFKDLGKTLYDLPNATPDFPVVYVRNDDFRKALWAVPTVDDNLGADTILRVREDGFSALPTRIQFDLMFKETAIASSANIAGLIGDGKEVVVVGAHYDHLGPEGSTYYPGADDNASGIAVLLEAARRIALSAPPAGCGILFVAFTCEEDGLLGSTHFVRQLESQGRKLRAMVNLDMVGRRGFAAMSDAGKDPSAAPFGFLAAYYSSHSPELGEELKSSAREVAGLYPEIKPTDAFRHFGDAAPFHAARIPTLHIFSGFHSDYHRTTDTPDRIDPDKLLLGADWLKILLHRLADREIAPVFAPSGAASTGSKRP